In the Nitrospirota bacterium genome, one interval contains:
- a CDS encoding SIS domain-containing protein, whose protein sequence is MKDLILSAFADSASVKQQFARDHVDRIAQVATLMVEAFRQGRKVLLFGNGGSATDAAHLAAEFVGRYKRERAPLPAIALATDIAAITCIANDYGFEELFARQVRAHGQKGDIAIAISTSGNSPNVLKGVEAARACGLTTIGWTGGTGGKLAGLVEYPFVVPSTVTARIQESHITLGHVLCELIEEQLLGKAS, encoded by the coding sequence ATGAAAGATCTTATACTCAGTGCCTTTGCCGACAGCGCATCCGTCAAGCAACAGTTCGCGCGCGACCATGTCGATCGCATCGCGCAGGTCGCAACCTTAATGGTCGAGGCCTTTCGCCAAGGACGCAAAGTCTTATTGTTCGGCAACGGTGGCAGCGCCACGGATGCGGCCCATCTCGCAGCCGAATTCGTCGGCCGTTATAAACGCGAGCGGGCCCCGCTCCCGGCCATCGCGCTGGCCACCGATATTGCCGCCATCACCTGCATCGCCAACGACTACGGCTTCGAGGAACTCTTTGCCCGGCAGGTGCGCGCCCATGGCCAGAAAGGCGACATCGCCATTGCCATCAGCACCAGCGGCAATTCGCCGAACGTCTTAAAGGGTGTGGAGGCCGCGCGGGCTTGCGGCCTCACGACCATCGGGTGGACCGGTGGAACCGGTGGAAAACTGGCCGGGCTGGTGGAATACCCCTTCGTCGTACCTTCGACCGTGACGGCCCGCATTCAAGAAAGTCACATCACGCTCGGCCACGTCCTGTGTGAACTCATTGAGGAACAGCTCCTTGGCAAAGCCTCCTGA
- a CDS encoding SprT-like domain-containing protein, protein MWVELNGRYFEGLLPPIDLVWSRRLTSSVGMFVSRRGPKPRLDQEGLRPPTKREIRLSLPLLHQVVQATEYGEQEIVNTLAHEMIHQWQFDILKRRPNHRQDFLRKMTEMNRDGALAITIYHSLQKEVLALTRFAWRCRQCGRLYQRQRRSIQPRRHHCGICRGALQELRPVGQTQIEAPPPTPAPTLTLLQRIQLSFRF, encoded by the coding sequence ATGTGGGTCGAACTGAACGGCCGCTATTTCGAAGGTCTGCTCCCTCCGATCGATCTCGTCTGGAGCCGCCGATTGACCTCCTCGGTCGGTATGTTCGTGAGTCGTCGAGGGCCGAAACCACGGCTGGATCAGGAGGGTCTTCGCCCGCCAACCAAGCGTGAGATTCGCCTCTCGCTTCCCTTGCTCCACCAGGTCGTCCAGGCAACCGAGTATGGGGAGCAGGAGATCGTGAATACACTCGCGCACGAAATGATTCATCAATGGCAGTTCGACATCCTCAAGCGGCGGCCAAATCATCGACAGGATTTTCTCCGCAAGATGACCGAGATGAACAGGGATGGGGCTCTGGCGATCACCATCTACCATTCGTTGCAGAAGGAAGTTCTCGCGCTGACGCGATTCGCCTGGCGCTGCCGGCAATGCGGCAGGCTATACCAACGACAACGACGGTCGATTCAACCGCGGCGGCACCATTGCGGTATCTGCCGCGGAGCGCTACAAGAATTGCGGCCAGTAGGTCAGACCCAGATTGAGGCACCGCCGCCAACACCAGCCCCCACTCTCACTCTGTTGCAGCGGATTCAACTATCGTTTAGGTTCTAA
- a CDS encoding YbgC/FadM family acyl-CoA thioesterase: MEIRIYYEDTDCGGVVYYANYLKYFERARTEYLESRGQSVAALMEQGTVFVVVHAEADYRSPGRYGETLVIETSVTDVTPASFTFSHVLREKASGRVVVEGSARLAATDGNGKVQRLDKAMVAALQSEPRSA, encoded by the coding sequence ATGGAAATTAGGATCTACTACGAAGACACCGACTGTGGCGGGGTCGTGTACTACGCCAACTATCTGAAGTATTTCGAGCGGGCTCGTACCGAGTATCTTGAATCGCGCGGCCAGTCGGTTGCGGCGTTAATGGAGCAGGGTACCGTCTTTGTTGTGGTGCATGCCGAAGCTGACTACCGCTCACCAGGCCGGTATGGAGAAACATTGGTGATAGAAACCAGCGTGACCGATGTGACTCCGGCCTCGTTCACTTTTTCCCATGTGCTGCGCGAGAAGGCGAGCGGGCGGGTTGTGGTGGAAGGCTCAGCCCGCCTCGCGGCAACGGATGGCAATGGTAAAGTACAGCGCCTCGATAAGGCGATGGTCGCCGCACTACAGTCTGAGCCGCGTTCGGCTTGA
- a CDS encoding NfeD family protein, whose translation MIWWYWMFLGLVLLGVEMITPGGFYILFFGLAALIVGSLTWLGFAQAEWLQWLLFSGLAILSLLVFRGPLLAWINRQDKDLPAVDSLAGESAIPIEDLLPGATGKAELRGTSWTAHNAGTVPLTKGQRCTVERVEGLTIWISAE comes from the coding sequence ATGATCTGGTGGTATTGGATGTTCCTCGGCCTCGTCTTGCTCGGCGTCGAAATGATCACGCCGGGGGGCTTCTACATTCTCTTCTTTGGGTTAGCGGCTCTGATCGTCGGCAGTCTCACCTGGCTGGGATTCGCCCAAGCAGAATGGCTCCAGTGGCTCTTGTTCTCAGGACTCGCGATCCTATCCTTGCTGGTTTTCCGCGGACCGTTATTGGCCTGGATCAACAGACAGGACAAGGACCTGCCTGCCGTGGATTCACTCGCGGGAGAAAGCGCGATCCCAATTGAAGACTTGCTGCCAGGCGCCACCGGCAAAGCTGAGCTGCGCGGCACCTCCTGGACTGCCCACAATGCCGGGACGGTCCCTTTGACAAAGGGTCAACGATGCACAGTCGAGCGGGTCGAGGGACTCACCATCTGGATATCAGCGGAATAG
- a CDS encoding DNA polymerase IV — protein sequence MRWSRQILFGDVDAMFASAAVLADPSLAGKPVAVGGSSPRGIIAAASYAARSFGVRSAMPTGEARRLCPDLILVPPDRPLYQRLHEQMQAVINRLLPVTEWTSIDEFYAETTDMQSLYPDPSSLGQCVKDAIFDATGLRCTVALATGKTVAKVAADAHKPDGLAVIEPGTEAAFLAARPVRDLPGIGPKSAVMLNGLGIHCVGDLLDPQHEPFLRQQWGTRLLAWQEVAQGIDRDPVVVDRASKSLGHETTFEQDTSDLAFLELTIKSFLGTLAHDLRVQGLAAGSFTVKLKDATFQITTRQQQFGHPLNYDPAMWTAVQSALQSLARPQTRYRLVGLSLSGLVPATDSLFTQRQTQAIEALDGLIERYGSRMVRLGGIPEE from the coding sequence ATGCGCTGGTCTCGTCAGATTCTCTTCGGAGACGTGGATGCCATGTTCGCCTCAGCCGCCGTCCTGGCAGACCCAAGTCTTGCGGGCAAACCAGTCGCCGTCGGTGGATCCTCTCCGCGAGGCATCATCGCCGCCGCCAGTTATGCCGCCCGTTCGTTCGGCGTCCGCTCGGCCATGCCGACCGGCGAAGCACGGCGCCTCTGCCCAGACCTCATTCTTGTCCCCCCGGATCGGCCGCTCTATCAACGGCTGCATGAACAGATGCAGGCCGTCATCAACCGCCTGCTCCCCGTCACCGAATGGACGAGCATCGATGAGTTTTACGCGGAAACGACGGACATGCAGTCGCTCTATCCAGATCCGTCCAGCCTGGGCCAATGTGTGAAGGACGCGATCTTCGACGCCACGGGGCTCCGTTGCACGGTGGCGCTTGCCACCGGAAAGACTGTGGCCAAGGTGGCTGCGGATGCCCATAAGCCGGACGGACTGGCGGTGATCGAGCCGGGAACGGAAGCGGCGTTTCTGGCGGCGCGTCCGGTGCGCGACCTGCCGGGCATCGGACCGAAGTCTGCGGTCATGTTGAATGGGCTCGGCATCCACTGCGTCGGCGACCTGCTCGATCCACAACATGAGCCGTTTCTTCGACAACAATGGGGCACCCGCCTTCTCGCGTGGCAGGAAGTGGCACAAGGAATCGATCGCGACCCGGTGGTAGTCGATCGAGCCTCCAAAAGCCTCGGGCATGAAACGACGTTCGAACAGGACACCAGCGATCTGGCCTTCCTGGAACTGACGATCAAAAGTTTTCTCGGGACCTTGGCGCACGACCTGCGCGTGCAAGGACTGGCGGCGGGATCGTTCACCGTCAAACTCAAAGATGCCACGTTCCAAATCACCACGCGACAGCAGCAATTTGGGCATCCGCTCAACTACGATCCTGCCATGTGGACGGCCGTCCAGTCTGCACTCCAGAGCCTGGCCAGACCGCAGACCCGCTATCGATTGGTGGGCTTGTCGCTGTCCGGCCTCGTACCAGCGACAGACTCGCTCTTTACACAACGCCAAACTCAGGCGATCGAAGCTCTAGATGGACTGATCGAACGATATGGCAGTCGTATGGTTCGACTGGGCGGGATTCCGGAAGAGTAA
- a CDS encoding TIGR02710 family CRISPR-associated CARF protein encodes MAHDQPVKALVIALTGHTAAAVYSINRLQPDSLCFVLPEGAKALVEADVQPKIEHMPRRWDWVVLAETDEFVGCYRALAQALPEMLHTWDVQPGELVVDVTGATPAMAGALTLATLSLSSRIVSLVPAREGQEEDRIDIAGLPFLWTQGNPWDEAASVSRREGCELFNRGLFAASAKLFRELEARVSGGQKPLYRAFADLADGYDLWERFQYRQAWEKLKHAVKAFEMAALWGGPPGLKAVLPPIKANAGFLEKLVLDPAPVKDMQPIDLLAHAGRRLRGAHDPETAMVSLVRALEAFAQRQLFKQHQIKTWDVLPEQLPEALRETCRTCWLEDLDGKYKLPLQAQFRVLAGLGDQMGQAFLREWPTMKPLLDAASHAVLGHGFEPVKAERVQQLYDVVLRLTGVHEASLPKFPTLNV; translated from the coding sequence ATGGCGCATGACCAACCAGTGAAAGCATTAGTGATCGCCCTCACCGGCCATACGGCGGCGGCGGTCTATTCGATTAATCGTCTGCAGCCGGACTCGCTTTGCTTTGTGTTGCCGGAAGGGGCGAAGGCGCTCGTTGAAGCCGATGTGCAACCGAAGATTGAACATATGCCCAGACGGTGGGATTGGGTGGTACTGGCGGAGACCGACGAATTTGTCGGCTGTTATCGGGCGCTTGCGCAGGCGCTCCCGGAGATGTTGCATACGTGGGATGTGCAGCCAGGCGAGCTCGTCGTCGATGTGACCGGGGCGACTCCGGCCATGGCGGGTGCGCTCACGCTGGCCACCTTGTCTCTCAGTTCGCGGATCGTCTCGCTCGTGCCGGCGAGAGAGGGACAGGAAGAGGACCGGATCGATATCGCCGGACTGCCGTTCCTCTGGACGCAGGGCAATCCCTGGGATGAAGCGGCCTCGGTCTCGCGCCGCGAGGGCTGTGAGCTGTTCAATCGGGGATTGTTTGCCGCATCGGCAAAGCTGTTTCGCGAGCTCGAAGCCAGGGTGAGCGGGGGGCAGAAGCCGCTCTATCGCGCCTTTGCAGATCTGGCAGATGGCTACGATCTCTGGGAGCGATTTCAGTACCGTCAGGCCTGGGAGAAATTAAAGCACGCCGTGAAGGCTTTCGAGATGGCGGCATTGTGGGGCGGACCGCCAGGACTCAAAGCTGTCCTTCCCCCGATCAAAGCGAATGCGGGATTCCTCGAAAAGCTCGTGCTCGATCCTGCTCCGGTCAAAGACATGCAGCCTATCGATTTGCTGGCCCATGCCGGTCGGCGACTGCGTGGCGCGCATGATCCGGAGACCGCGATGGTCTCGTTGGTTCGTGCGCTCGAAGCCTTTGCCCAACGACAACTGTTCAAGCAACACCAGATTAAAACCTGGGACGTGCTGCCGGAGCAATTGCCGGAGGCGCTACGAGAAACCTGCCGGACTTGCTGGCTGGAAGACCTCGACGGCAAGTACAAATTGCCCCTGCAGGCGCAGTTTCGGGTATTGGCCGGATTGGGCGACCAGATGGGCCAAGCCTTTCTGCGTGAGTGGCCGACGATGAAACCTCTGCTCGACGCGGCCAGTCATGCCGTCCTCGGCCATGGCTTCGAGCCGGTCAAGGCCGAGCGGGTCCAGCAGTTGTACGACGTCGTGTTGAGACTCACGGGTGTGCATGAGGCGTCGCTCCCGAAGTTTCCGACGCTGAACGTCTAA
- a CDS encoding stomatin-like protein, with protein sequence MSEGLFVMLVLALLVLIVIGKTAVVVPQQSAYVVERLGKYAASLDAGFHILLPFIDRIRYKHSLKETAIDIPEQVCITRDNVQVSVDGILYLKVLNPQRASYGISDYNFALIQLAQTTLRSEMGKIELDRTFEERTNINIQVVNELDKASDPWGVKVLRYEIKNITPPKGVLDAMEKQMRAEREKRAVILTSEGERDAAINQAEGEKQQVIKASEAKKQQQINEAEGAASAILAIAQATAEGLRKVAETIQIPGGQEAVQLRVAEQYITKFGELAKTTNTLILPATVSDVGSMIALAMSAIRQTGPLTTIKS encoded by the coding sequence ATGAGCGAAGGACTCTTTGTCATGCTGGTCTTAGCCTTGCTGGTGTTGATCGTCATTGGCAAAACCGCCGTGGTCGTGCCGCAGCAAAGCGCCTATGTGGTCGAGCGACTCGGCAAATACGCCGCCTCACTGGATGCAGGGTTTCATATCCTCCTCCCCTTCATCGACCGTATTCGCTATAAACATTCGCTCAAGGAAACGGCCATCGACATCCCCGAGCAAGTCTGTATCACGCGCGATAACGTGCAGGTGTCGGTGGACGGCATCTTGTACCTCAAGGTCTTGAACCCTCAGCGCGCGTCGTACGGCATCAGCGACTACAATTTTGCGCTGATCCAACTGGCGCAGACCACGTTGCGAAGCGAGATGGGCAAGATTGAGCTCGACCGGACATTCGAAGAGCGGACGAACATCAATATCCAGGTCGTCAACGAACTCGACAAGGCCTCAGATCCCTGGGGCGTCAAAGTCCTCCGCTACGAAATCAAGAACATCACCCCCCCGAAGGGCGTGTTGGACGCCATGGAAAAGCAGATGCGGGCAGAGCGGGAGAAGCGGGCGGTGATTCTCACGTCGGAAGGCGAGCGCGACGCAGCCATCAACCAGGCCGAGGGCGAGAAGCAACAAGTGATCAAAGCCTCCGAGGCCAAGAAACAGCAGCAGATCAACGAGGCAGAGGGAGCGGCATCGGCCATCCTCGCCATTGCGCAGGCCACGGCTGAGGGACTTCGCAAGGTCGCAGAAACGATCCAGATTCCGGGCGGTCAGGAAGCCGTCCAGCTACGCGTGGCAGAACAGTACATCACCAAGTTCGGCGAGTTGGCGAAGACGACCAACACGTTGATCCTGCCTGCGACGGTCTCCGATGTCGGCTCCATGATCGCCTTGGCGATGAGCGCCATCCGGCAGACCGGTCCCCTCACCACCATCAAGTCGTGA